The following coding sequences lie in one Arachis hypogaea cultivar Tifrunner chromosome 4, arahy.Tifrunner.gnm2.J5K5, whole genome shotgun sequence genomic window:
- the LOC112797889 gene encoding protein SPIRAL1-like 1, producing MGRGVSAGGGQSSLGYLFGSGETAAASNVQRASSHGQPANGGHTPSNVHTASPPTEKQIPAGIPGTLTNNYHRAEGQNCGNFLTDRPSTKVHAAPGGGSSLGYLFGGPPPSGN from the exons ATGGGTCGCGGGGTCAGTGCCGGTGGTGGTCAAAGCTCTTTGGGCTATCTCTTTGGCAGTGGAGAAACCGCGGCCGCCAGCAATGTCCAAAGAGCAAGCAGTCATGGTCAGCCTGCAAATGGTGGACATACTCCTTCTAATGTGCATACTGCATCACCACCAACTGAGAAGCAAATTCCGGCCGGAATTCCAGGGACTCTTACCAACAATTACCACCGGGCCGAAGGACAGAACTGCGGCAATTTTCTCACA GATCGACCATCTACGAAGGTTCATGCTGCCCCAGGTGGTGGATCTTCCTTGGGTTACCTCTTTGGTGGTCCTCCTCCTAGTGGGAACTAA